A region from the Rhinoderma darwinii isolate aRhiDar2 chromosome 2, aRhiDar2.hap1, whole genome shotgun sequence genome encodes:
- the CCDC82 gene encoding coiled-coil domain-containing protein 82 isoform X1, whose product METTSKNYNTRQKRKLVEPTLKSRVDWKRTKKDTISYILDSVESLTSEEEESEETDEESDDSSCTGESEDQSEETTIPEEDGEEERIKKPRLKKSAMIGSDSSSDSDGPGEKVTVKRSCVIKEDDSDEADDKKTKAHIKKQKRLETLKRLAERQRSRSRSISHEATEESPHDAYAPLTPETLCQSEEDSSNLSDFIVQDEEENNDGNPTSSYQELFKKHHISLSACHDLSSHLHKVIKAFLINIIDKKFLTTLYEGVRKKRYAKDMLNSLNYLDDRIIRPRLERLTTSCRWTKKYEERINCYPHLHVQDIPTKKTLCKACNLKRVCRYRMTLSGQAYDNKTLEDDDFLHDDKQVLVIGNVCASRTEVYHQLRHYKYFLYQRCIPFIDENKEDAVNEIVESALSEMEAKDFLENEVSFLKGFLDEADFFQEENKDSLFS is encoded by the exons ATGGAAACTACATCTAAAAACTATAACACGAGGCAGAAAAGAAAATTGGTTGAACCAACCCTGAAATCGAGAGTGGACTGGAAACGTACTAAGAAGGACACCATCTCCTATATCCTGGACTCTGTTGAGTCGTTAACTTCAGAGGAGGAAGAATCGGAGGAAACGGATGAAGAAAGTGACGACAGCAGCTGCACCGGTGAGTCTGAAGACCAATCagaagaaactacaattcctgaagaagatggagaagaagaaCGCATCAAAAAACCTAGACTCAAAAAATCAGCCATGATAGGCAGTGATAGCAGCTCTGACAGTGATGGACCTGGTGAAAAAGTAACTGTCAAACGAAGCTGTGTTATTAAGGAAGATGACAGCGATGAAGCGGATGACAAGAAGACCAAGGCTCACATCAAAAAACAAAAGAGGTTGGAGACGCTCAAACGGTTGGCAGAGAGGCAGAGGTCCCGAAGCCGGAGCATCAGCCATGAGGCTACTGAG GAAAGTCCACATGATGCATATGCACCCTTGACCCCAGAAACACTGTGCCAGAGCGAGGAGGATAGCAGCAATCTGTCAGACTTCATAGTACAGGATGAAGAAGAGAACAATGATGGAAATCCAACATCAAGCTATCAGGAACTCTTCAAGAAGcatcacatttccctgt CTGCTTGCCATGACTTGTCCTCCCATCTTCACAAAGTGATTAAGGCATTCCTAATTAATATCATTGATAAGAAGTTTTTGACAACACTGTACG AAGGTGTAAGAAAAAAGAGATACGCTAAAGATATGCTGAACTCACTGAATTATTTGGATGACCGTATCATACGCCCGCGCCTAGAGAGACTTACAACAAGCTGTCGATGGACTAAAAAATACGAG GAGAGGATAAACTGCTATCCCCACCTTCATGTGCAGGACATACCGACTAAGAAAACGCTCTGTAAAGCCTGTAACTTAAAGCGTGTATGCCGTTACCGGATGACCCTATCAGGACAAGCCTACGATAACAAGACGCTAGAAGATGACGACTTCCTGCACGATGATAAGCAG GTACTGGTGATTGGCAATGTATGTGCCAGTCGTACCGAAGTTTATCACCAGCTTAGACATTACAAGTATTTCCTGTACCAACGCTGTATTCCTTTTATTGATGAAAATAAGGAAGATGCCGTAAATGAAATTGTGGAGTCGGCTTTGTCGGAGATGGAAGCGAAGGACTTTCTGGAAAAT gaAGTTTCGTTTCTTAAAGGTTTCTTGGATGAAGCAGATTTCTTCCAGGAGGAAAACAAGGACTCGCTATTTAGTTAA
- the CCDC82 gene encoding coiled-coil domain-containing protein 82 isoform X2: METTSKNYNTRQKRKLVEPTLKSRVDWKRTKKDTISYILDSVESLTSEEEESEETDEESDDSSCTGESEDQSEETTIPEEDGEEERIKKPRLKKSAMIGSDSSSDSDGPGEKVTVKRSCVIKEDDSDEADDKKTKAHIKKQKRLETLKRLAERQRSRSRSISHEATEESPHDAYAPLTPETLCQSEEDSSNLSDFIVQDEEENNDGNPTSSYQELFKKHHISLSACHDLSSHLHKVIKAFLINIIDKKFLTTLYEGVRKKRYAKDMLNSLNYLDDRIIRPRLERLTTSCRWTKKYEERINCYPHLHVQDIPTKKTLCKACNLKRVCRYRMTLSGQAYDNKTLEDDDFLHDDKQVLVIGNVCASRTEVYHQLRHYKYFLYQRCIPFIDENKEDAVNEIVESALSEMEAKDFLENVSFFKWK; this comes from the exons ATGGAAACTACATCTAAAAACTATAACACGAGGCAGAAAAGAAAATTGGTTGAACCAACCCTGAAATCGAGAGTGGACTGGAAACGTACTAAGAAGGACACCATCTCCTATATCCTGGACTCTGTTGAGTCGTTAACTTCAGAGGAGGAAGAATCGGAGGAAACGGATGAAGAAAGTGACGACAGCAGCTGCACCGGTGAGTCTGAAGACCAATCagaagaaactacaattcctgaagaagatggagaagaagaaCGCATCAAAAAACCTAGACTCAAAAAATCAGCCATGATAGGCAGTGATAGCAGCTCTGACAGTGATGGACCTGGTGAAAAAGTAACTGTCAAACGAAGCTGTGTTATTAAGGAAGATGACAGCGATGAAGCGGATGACAAGAAGACCAAGGCTCACATCAAAAAACAAAAGAGGTTGGAGACGCTCAAACGGTTGGCAGAGAGGCAGAGGTCCCGAAGCCGGAGCATCAGCCATGAGGCTACTGAG GAAAGTCCACATGATGCATATGCACCCTTGACCCCAGAAACACTGTGCCAGAGCGAGGAGGATAGCAGCAATCTGTCAGACTTCATAGTACAGGATGAAGAAGAGAACAATGATGGAAATCCAACATCAAGCTATCAGGAACTCTTCAAGAAGcatcacatttccctgt CTGCTTGCCATGACTTGTCCTCCCATCTTCACAAAGTGATTAAGGCATTCCTAATTAATATCATTGATAAGAAGTTTTTGACAACACTGTACG AAGGTGTAAGAAAAAAGAGATACGCTAAAGATATGCTGAACTCACTGAATTATTTGGATGACCGTATCATACGCCCGCGCCTAGAGAGACTTACAACAAGCTGTCGATGGACTAAAAAATACGAG GAGAGGATAAACTGCTATCCCCACCTTCATGTGCAGGACATACCGACTAAGAAAACGCTCTGTAAAGCCTGTAACTTAAAGCGTGTATGCCGTTACCGGATGACCCTATCAGGACAAGCCTACGATAACAAGACGCTAGAAGATGACGACTTCCTGCACGATGATAAGCAG GTACTGGTGATTGGCAATGTATGTGCCAGTCGTACCGAAGTTTATCACCAGCTTAGACATTACAAGTATTTCCTGTACCAACGCTGTATTCCTTTTATTGATGAAAATAAGGAAGATGCCGTAAATGAAATTGTGGAGTCGGCTTTGTCGGAGATGGAAGCGAAGGACTTTCTGGAAAATGTGAGCTTCTTCAAATGGAAATAA